CTTTTTTGCGTCATATGGCTGTTCATAATAAGAagtgaaataaaatataacagAGGTTTCTGGCTTTAGAAACATCACTGCCTTTGCAGCATATCTTATAGACTCATGAAACATTCATCCTTATTATATGTCATAACCCTCCTTTTTGTATAGCATTTTCATCCAGATTTCCCAAAAAGAACAGGCAATAACAGCACTCTCTTTATGTACAAGACAAAAAGTCTGGAAAGGTGTGATTTAATTTAAAGGAAGAAAATGTGGTTCTTCTGGCAACCGAACTAATGTCTCTCTGAATGTGTAGATCCAACTCTATCATCTGAAATTCAACGGCATCAACGAACTGGGCAAATATCCTCCAAACTGCAATAGAGAAAGTTAAGTCTTACACATAACTCTAAATCCGCACATGAAAGTGTTTTATTTTAGGGGGAACTACCTTCTTCCCAAGTACTCGATGATATCAGTAGTGAGGGTTGACCTTTTCTTATTGTCAAAAGCAAGGGATGCAGCCTTTCTCATTAAAGCCGACCCAGCAATGCACCCCAACGTTGCGGGGTTTTTGGAACTGTAACAATACAATTGGGTAAAATCAATTGTCAAAAATGAGGGCTGTAAGGAATCAAAGATATGAACAGATACTAGGACTGTAAAACCTGATACTCGAGTCCCCATCTCTGATAGCGTGACGGGCCCAAGATAGAAATACAGCGACACTGGAGTAACCAAACACATCAGATTTCTATGTTAAAGTTAGTTATCCATCAGTACAACAGAACATAACATTCGGTAATCTCTCAAAATCTGAGTTATAGAGGCAGAAGCATCAGCTAGTGTCCATCACCTCGTGACTATGGAATTCACAACAAGGTCACCAGGACTAGTAGTGAAATTTGTTATACTCTaatttatctctctctcattctcatAAGCATATTATGGTATTGGGGTTATGCATTCTTTTGGGAAAAATAAACTGGAAACCTCAGGAGAAGATAGCAAATTCAGCACATATAAACTCGTCAATGTATGCcataatggtttttttttttcagaaaaaaaatcGCAAAAGTCAGAATGAAAAACTTGCCTTCCAGAAAGTATATCACCCTGCCCACCACATCTTCGAGGAGAACCGTAGATGCTCACTGATTTGACTGCAAAAATAATCTGATGTCAGAGTTCAATAATTCGAGGTTTCCATATCTGGGAATGCAATAGGGATGTTTCCAAAACCtaaaggaaaggaaataaaaagtCTTGGATTTAGTTGGCAGTATATCAAAAAACCACAAATCATGTGAGCTATAGAACTtttagaaaaaacaaaaaacaaaaaaaaaaaaaaaaagacaaatggAACCCTTCTCATGGCCCAGTTTCAAGTCAAAAATCATCTTCATGGACACAAAACATAAGACGTACGCCAAGTTCTCAACTTCATGTCACGTTAATCAAGGTGTTAATGGTTCAACCGTTGGTCTAGTGTGTTACACGAAATGCACTAGCCGACTGGCTAAGTGGCAACCATACCAGCAGTATCCAATATGCTTATCTACATTTCCCAACTGAGATGcgaaaaaagataaattcatGGAATATTAACATTATTTAAGCAAAAGCTTCACTATTTACCATCTCAACACACAACATACTGGCATATATGGTTATATACCTGTCTCACCATCACTTATGAAGTCAGATTTTCCTTTCCTAAGTATAGTTACACCACCAATCCTGACAGTGAAAGGGTCCACACTTCAATAAGTTCCATAAAACTCGATAATCATTAGATGGAAACATACAGAgacaaatgaccaaaaaaaaaaaaaaaaaaaaaaaaaacagaaaatattttatagcATGGGACAAAATacattataaagaaaaaagcctTAGTGTGAAGTGGAAATGAGGGAATTATTCAGAAGCTGATTTAACACACTATTCTGCACAACTTCATCTACTTCCCATtttgatttataaataatCAGATGGTTTAAGACCCCGAAGGAATGCCAGATCAACCTTTCCTGCCTGTACAGATGCTAAAACACAGACATACGGTGAATGCAAGCCAACATGATTTTGATACATACTGATTATGACAAGTATGTATTTGTAAAACATCCTTACTAACTTCTGAACCAAATAAGTTCTTAATATTTTATCCTGAGATGTAAGTATAAGATTAAGCACCCGCCAACACAATACAAAAAAGTCGGTTTACCTTTTTGCAAGAGATAGTAGTTGCTCATGAGCTTCTTCATCATTTACTTCACAACTCAAAACTTTCTGTACAAGGCGCTTGTATTCATTTACATTTGGGGTCAGCACAGCCAAGGGATATCCACTTATAAGATCAAGAGAGTTTGTAACAAGAAAGAGTCCATCCTGGAAAAGATTATGCCATCAGCAGACAAATTCATAGCTACAATTGTACTGAAAACTAcagataagaaaaaagaatgatTAAATACACCATAAGGATGATAGAGACACTTGTGATTGCATACCCCATCTATGACAATTGGGACATTGGACTTCCTTGCAAGCTTTATGATTTTGCTCACACAGTCCTGCATTATGATATTCGATCTTAGAAACATTTTGGATGGGATTTGGTAGAAATTATAACTACAATACCAGTCGTGCATCATACAGAAAATTAAAGTGTTGAAGATGTTTAGGACATGTCATAATCAAACACTAAACTAGCCTAAGACAGCTCCTCAAGAAACTGCACAAACAAAAAGCTAACCAGAAGAAATGGGTCCCTTCCAAGGCCTGGACCAATGACAAGACAATCAAATCTTTCCATCCATTTAGCAACTTCAGCAAGAACCTTTCCTGAGATGATACGTTTTTCATCATccctaaaaaacaaaaaaacaaaaaaatcaattcaaAAAATTAGCAGCTCTTTCAATAATAAAGCTCATATACTGGTTGGACATATGAAatt
The window above is part of the Prunus dulcis chromosome 1, ALMONDv2, whole genome shotgun sequence genome. Proteins encoded here:
- the LOC117615122 gene encoding ATP-dependent (S)-NAD(P)H-hydrate dehydratase isoform X1, whose translation is MCVPCIFCWDEFVLLFVVVNGERKVKFLYRYVSAVSSSWFTNLINFWFLIRSLGDYSDQNANTHQKRMQGIKFTSGASLEADAENVLRAITPTLDPNRHKGQAGKIAVIGGCREYTGAPYFAAISALKIGADLSHVFCTKDAAAVIKSYSPELIVHPVLEESYGVRDDEKRIISGKVLAEVAKWMERFDCLVIGPGLGRDPFLLDCVSKIIKLARKSNVPIVIDGDGLFLVTNSLDLISGYPLAVLTPNVNEYKRLVQKVLSCEVNDEEAHEQLLSLAKRIGGVTILRKGKSDFISDGETVKSVSIYGSPRRCGGQGDILSGSVAVFLSWARHAIRDGDSSISSKNPATLGCIAGSALMRKAASLAFDNKKRSTLTTDIIEYLGRSLEDICPVR
- the LOC117615122 gene encoding ATP-dependent (S)-NAD(P)H-hydrate dehydratase isoform X2 translates to MLIKHGINSGFGAIYMLASSPVLRRQQFLIRSLGDYSDQNANTHQKRMQGIKFTSGASLEADAENVLRAITPTLDPNRHKGQAGKIAVIGGCREYTGAPYFAAISALKIGADLSHVFCTKDAAAVIKSYSPELIVHPVLEESYGVRDDEKRIISGKVLAEVAKWMERFDCLVIGPGLGRDPFLLDCVSKIIKLARKSNVPIVIDGDGLFLVTNSLDLISGYPLAVLTPNVNEYKRLVQKVLSCEVNDEEAHEQLLSLAKRIGGVTILRKGKSDFISDGETVKSVSIYGSPRRCGGQGDILSGSVAVFLSWARHAIRDGDSSISSKNPATLGCIAGSALMRKAASLAFDNKKRSTLTTDIIEYLGRSLEDICPVR
- the LOC117615122 gene encoding ATP-dependent (S)-NAD(P)H-hydrate dehydratase isoform X4; the encoded protein is MQGIKFTSGASLEADAENVLRAITPTLDPNRHKGQAGKIAVIGGCREYTGAPYFAAISALKIGADLSHVFCTKDAAAVIKSYSPELIVHPVLEESYGVRDDEKRIISGKVLAEVAKWMERFDCLVIGPGLGRDPFLLDCVSKIIKLARKSNVPIVIDGDGLFLVTNSLDLISGYPLAVLTPNVNEYKRLVQKVLSCEVNDEEAHEQLLSLAKRIGGVTILRKGKSDFISDGETVKSVSIYGSPRRCGGQGDILSGSVAVFLSWARHAIRDGDSSISSKNPATLGCIAGSALMRKAASLAFDNKKRSTLTTDIIEYLGRSLEDICPVR
- the LOC117615122 gene encoding ATP-dependent (S)-NAD(P)H-hydrate dehydratase isoform X3; this encodes MCVPCIFCWDEFVLLFVVVNGERKVKFLYRYVSAVSSSWFTNLINFWFLIRSLGDYSDQNANTHQKRMQGIKFTSGASLEADAENVLRAITPTLDPNRHKGQAGKIAVIGGCREYTGAPYFAAISALKIGADLSHVFCTKDAAAVIKSYSPELIVHPVLEESYGVRDDEKRIISGKVLAEVAKWMERFDCLVIGPGLGRDPFLLDCVSKIIKLARKSNVPIVIDGDGLFLVTNSLDLISGYPLAVLTPNVNEYKRLVQKVLSCEVNDEEAHEQLLSLAKRIGGVTILRKGKSDFISDGETVKSVSIYGSPRRCGGQGDILSGSSKNPATLGCIAGSALMRKAASLAFDNKKRSTLTTDIIEYLGRSLEDICPVR